Proteins from a single region of Caloramator sp. E03:
- a CDS encoding YgeY family selenium metabolism-linked hydrolase: MEKEFKEKEILKLAENYKEDISKFLRDMIAIPSESGNEKEIILRIKEEMIKVGFDKVEIDPMGNVLGYIGKGKHIIAMDAHIDTVGIGDISLWDYDPYMGYEDDEIIVGRGASDQEGGMASMVYAGKIIKDLNLYDDYTLIVTGTVQEEDCDGLCWQYIINEDKIRPEFVVSTEPTSCKIYRGQRGRMEIKVTTNGISCHGSAPERGDNAIYKMAPIINDLKGLSDNLGYDEFLGKGSLTVSEIFFSSPSRCAVADKCTISIDRRLTLGETWQSALIEIENLPSVKNAKAQVSMYSYDKPSYTGLIYPTECYFPSWMIPEDHDVCKILVNCYKRLFKDEPVIDKWTFSTNGVAIMGRYNIPCIGFGPGHEEEAHAPNEKTFKSELVKCAAMYALIPMMYVNFIQNKEG; the protein is encoded by the coding sequence ATGGAAAAGGAATTTAAAGAAAAAGAAATTTTAAAACTTGCTGAGAACTATAAAGAGGATATTAGCAAGTTTTTGAGGGATATGATAGCTATCCCAAGTGAGAGTGGTAATGAGAAGGAGATTATACTTAGAATTAAAGAGGAAATGATAAAGGTAGGCTTTGATAAGGTAGAGATAGATCCAATGGGAAATGTACTTGGATATATTGGGAAAGGGAAACACATAATTGCAATGGATGCTCATATAGATACTGTTGGTATTGGAGATATTTCTCTTTGGGATTATGACCCTTATATGGGTTATGAGGATGATGAGATAATAGTAGGAAGAGGAGCAAGCGACCAAGAGGGTGGAATGGCATCAATGGTATATGCGGGTAAGATAATAAAGGATTTAAACCTTTATGATGATTATACATTGATTGTTACGGGAACGGTTCAGGAAGAGGATTGTGATGGACTTTGCTGGCAGTATATCATAAATGAAGACAAGATAAGACCAGAATTTGTTGTAAGTACAGAGCCAACATCCTGCAAAATTTATAGAGGGCAAAGAGGAAGAATGGAGATTAAAGTTACAACAAATGGTATAAGTTGCCATGGTTCAGCCCCTGAGAGAGGAGATAATGCTATATATAAGATGGCACCTATAATAAATGATTTAAAAGGATTATCAGATAACCTTGGTTATGATGAGTTTTTAGGAAAAGGTTCTCTAACGGTATCTGAGATTTTCTTCTCATCTCCTTCAAGATGTGCTGTTGCAGATAAATGTACAATTTCAATAGATAGAAGGCTCACATTGGGCGAAACATGGCAAAGTGCACTTATAGAAATTGAAAATCTTCCATCAGTTAAAAATGCAAAGGCACAGGTTTCTATGTATAGCTATGATAAGCCTTCCTATACAGGACTTATATATCCTACGGAATGCTATTTTCCAAGCTGGATGATTCCAGAGGATCATGATGTGTGCAAAATTCTGGTTAATTGCTATAAAAGACTGTTTAAAGATGAGCCTGTAATTGATAAATGGACATTTTCTACAAATGGAGTAGCTATAATGGGAAGATACAATATACCATGTATTGGTTTTGGCCCAGGACATGAGGAGGAAGCCCATGCTCCAAATGAAAAAACTTTTAAAAGTGAGCTTGTAAAATGCGCAGCAATGTATGCACTAATACCTATGATGTATGTAAATTTTATACAAAATAAGGAGGGTTAA
- a CDS encoding ornithine carbamoyltransferase, whose protein sequence is MQTLFRGRHFITLQDYTNEEIETMLEVSFDLKKKFAMGINTPYLLYKTIFLMFFEQSTRTRNSMEAGIAQLGGHANYLDTSTMQISHGESAKDTAIILSRFGHGIACRNCFWGIGNKYLMEMAKYSTVPIMNLQCDLYHPMQALADLMTIKEKFGDTNKLKVSIIWAYATSHKKPISVPVSQVLLFPRFGMDVTLAYPIGYELPDWVIEKAKNYAEKYKGSLKITHDMEEAYRDADVVIPKNWGSWVTNPSKEAIDDLLEANKHWKCTEDMMKLTSKDSIYMHALPADRNNEVEDSVIDGPHSVVYDEAENRLHTAKAVMTLLIGGK, encoded by the coding sequence ATGCAAACTTTATTTAGAGGGAGACATTTTATAACTCTTCAGGACTATACAAATGAAGAGATAGAAACTATGCTTGAGGTTTCTTTTGATTTAAAAAAGAAATTTGCGATGGGAATTAATACTCCATACCTTCTTTACAAAACAATATTTTTAATGTTCTTTGAGCAGTCAACAAGGACAAGAAATTCAATGGAGGCAGGCATAGCCCAGCTTGGAGGACATGCTAATTATCTTGATACGAGCACTATGCAAATAAGTCACGGTGAAAGTGCAAAGGATACAGCTATAATACTTTCAAGATTTGGACACGGAATTGCTTGTAGGAACTGTTTTTGGGGGATTGGGAATAAATATTTAATGGAAATGGCAAAGTATTCAACTGTACCAATAATGAACCTTCAATGCGATCTTTATCATCCTATGCAGGCCCTTGCAGATTTGATGACTATCAAGGAAAAATTTGGTGATACAAACAAGCTAAAAGTATCGATAATCTGGGCCTATGCAACAAGCCATAAAAAGCCTATATCAGTTCCAGTGTCTCAGGTTCTTTTGTTCCCAAGGTTTGGTATGGATGTAACTCTTGCTTATCCTATAGGTTATGAACTACCAGACTGGGTAATAGAAAAGGCAAAGAATTATGCAGAGAAATATAAGGGTAGTTTAAAGATAACTCATGATATGGAGGAGGCATATAGGGATGCAGATGTTGTTATACCAAAGAATTGGGGTAGCTGGGTTACCAATCCAAGTAAGGAGGCTATAGATGACCTTCTTGAAGCAAACAAACACTGGAAGTGTACTGAAGATATGATGAAGTTAACAAGCAAAGACTCTATATATATGCATGCTCTTCCAGCAGATAGAAATAATGAGGTTGAAGATTCTGTAATAGATGGACCACATTCTGTCGTATATGATGAGGCTGAAAACAGGCTACATACAGCAAAAGCTGTTATGACTCTCCTTATAGGAGGAAAGTGA
- a CDS encoding 8-oxoguanine deaminase, with product MYMLLKNISKVLTFDDNDNIFDGVDILIKDNEIVKIGKNIEIDNLSGSVVDCKGLIAMPGFVNTHHHLYQTLFRGIDEVQEKPLFPWLIGLYEFWKHIDSEAVYYGSMVGFCELLKTGCTTTMDHHYVFPKGKSPYLIDEQIKASRDIGIRFHATRGSMSRGKSKGGLPPDCVVQDEEEILLDCERVIDKYHDSKKFATNRIALAPCSPFSVTLSLMEKCRDLAREKKVMLHTHLAETLDEEKYCIEKYGKRPVELMESIGWVGEDVWFAHVIHVNDDEIKILKGSGVAHCPSSNMKLSSGICRTTELVKAGVNVGIAVDGSASNDGSNMWEEVRRAYLLNHLKYGNEGLSAYEVLKMATKGGAKVLGRDDIGELSCGKAADIILLDISDIAYAGCHNPIVGIVTCGNSSLVNMTIVNGKILVKDGHLTLVDEDMIKNEANKIAMEIVRREREKMY from the coding sequence ATGTATATGCTGTTGAAAAACATATCTAAGGTTTTAACCTTTGATGATAATGACAATATATTTGATGGCGTAGATATATTGATTAAGGATAATGAAATTGTAAAGATAGGTAAAAATATTGAAATAGATAACCTTAGTGGTAGTGTTGTTGATTGCAAAGGCTTAATTGCAATGCCGGGATTTGTGAACACACATCACCATCTTTATCAAACACTTTTCAGGGGAATAGATGAGGTCCAGGAAAAGCCTCTTTTTCCATGGCTCATAGGGCTTTATGAGTTTTGGAAACATATAGACAGTGAGGCTGTTTATTATGGTTCTATGGTAGGATTCTGTGAGCTTTTAAAGACTGGATGTACTACAACAATGGATCACCATTATGTTTTTCCAAAAGGTAAGAGTCCATACCTAATAGATGAGCAGATAAAAGCCTCAAGAGATATAGGTATACGATTTCATGCTACAAGAGGCTCTATGTCAAGGGGGAAAAGTAAAGGAGGACTTCCACCGGATTGTGTTGTTCAGGATGAGGAGGAAATACTTTTAGATTGTGAAAGAGTGATAGATAAATATCATGACAGCAAAAAATTTGCTACGAACAGGATAGCCTTGGCCCCCTGTTCACCCTTTTCAGTAACTTTATCTTTAATGGAAAAGTGTAGAGATCTTGCAAGGGAGAAAAAAGTCATGCTTCATACTCACCTTGCTGAAACTTTAGATGAAGAAAAGTATTGCATAGAAAAGTATGGTAAAAGACCTGTTGAGCTTATGGAAAGTATAGGATGGGTTGGAGAGGATGTTTGGTTTGCCCATGTAATACATGTAAATGATGATGAAATTAAGATTTTAAAAGGAAGTGGTGTTGCTCACTGCCCATCTTCAAATATGAAGCTCTCAAGTGGAATATGTAGGACAACGGAACTTGTTAAAGCAGGAGTTAATGTTGGCATTGCTGTTGATGGCAGTGCTTCAAACGATGGCTCTAATATGTGGGAGGAAGTTAGAAGGGCTTATCTTCTTAATCATTTAAAGTATGGTAATGAAGGGCTTAGTGCTTATGAAGTTTTAAAAATGGCAACAAAGGGAGGAGCTAAAGTTTTAGGAAGGGACGATATAGGAGAGTTGTCCTGCGGTAAAGCTGCAGATATCATACTTTTGGATATAAGTGATATTGCTTATGCAGGCTGTCATAATCCTATAGTTGGTATAGTAACCTGTGGAAACTCAAGCCTTGTTAATATGACAATAGTTAATGGTAAAATACTTGTAAAGGATGGTCACCTTACCTTAGTTGATGAAGATATGATAAAAAATGAAGCTAATAAAATAGCAATGGAAATTGTAAGAAGAGAAAGAGAGAAAATGTATTAA